From the Candidatus Methanoplasma cognatum genome, one window contains:
- a CDS encoding Ni/Fe hydrogenase subunit alpha, protein MTGPVIWDDKKKATSNRVTIDPITRLEGHGKIEIFLDDSGNVSNAYWQVPEVRGFERFCVGRKVVELNQITARLCGVCPGAHHLASTKAIDGCYNTKPTESAFRIRDLFYHAHFVHSHIAHFYALAGPDFVCGPAAPAAERNVLGVVARVGLELGSAVLKARAEAQKIQGIIGGKPTHPVMGVPGGVSKAISKEEAKEIQGYADNLVAFAETSLGVFKSVVLENKDYLDIIKNPDLYYSELYSMGLVNSKNQLEFHDGQVRVVDPNGKETDKYDPYDYLDHIGEAVEPWSYEKFPYLRNPGYKGLVDGVGSGMYRATPLGRLNVSDSISTPKAQAAFEEFRAIFKSLGVEGPVHFNLATHWARIIEMIYAAEKVHQNAYDPDITDPNIKQKDIVPGGRGVGCVEAPRGTLTHEYHSDENGIVTACNLVVGTTNNNGPMNIDTVKIAKALIKDHMISPGLLNMIEMAFRVYDPCNSCATHSLPGQMPIKAVIRNADGSVYDTVTKNL, encoded by the coding sequence ATGACAGGCCCCGTAATTTGGGACGATAAAAAGAAGGCCACATCCAACAGGGTGACCATTGACCCCATAACACGTCTCGAGGGTCACGGAAAGATAGAGATCTTCCTGGACGATTCCGGTAACGTGAGCAACGCATACTGGCAGGTCCCGGAGGTCAGAGGATTCGAAAGGTTCTGCGTCGGAAGGAAGGTAGTGGAGCTCAATCAGATAACGGCAAGGCTCTGCGGCGTCTGCCCGGGAGCACACCACCTGGCCTCAACGAAAGCGATAGACGGCTGCTACAACACGAAACCTACGGAGTCGGCATTCCGCATAAGGGATCTGTTCTACCATGCGCACTTTGTGCACAGCCATATAGCGCACTTCTATGCTCTGGCTGGTCCGGACTTCGTCTGCGGACCGGCAGCGCCGGCCGCCGAGAGGAACGTTCTGGGCGTAGTGGCGCGCGTCGGACTGGAATTGGGATCGGCCGTGCTGAAAGCCCGCGCCGAGGCGCAGAAGATCCAAGGTATAATCGGAGGAAAGCCCACTCACCCCGTGATGGGTGTTCCGGGCGGAGTGAGCAAGGCCATAAGCAAAGAGGAGGCCAAGGAGATCCAGGGATACGCCGACAACCTCGTAGCGTTCGCGGAAACGTCGCTGGGAGTGTTCAAGAGCGTAGTTCTTGAGAACAAGGATTACCTGGACATAATCAAGAACCCGGACCTGTATTACAGCGAGTTATACAGCATGGGACTGGTCAACTCCAAGAACCAGCTCGAATTCCATGACGGACAGGTGAGGGTCGTCGACCCGAACGGTAAAGAGACGGACAAGTACGACCCGTACGACTACCTCGACCATATCGGAGAGGCGGTGGAACCCTGGTCATACGAGAAGTTCCCGTACCTCAGGAATCCCGGATACAAGGGACTGGTGGACGGAGTGGGAAGCGGAATGTACCGCGCAACCCCCCTCGGAAGGCTGAATGTCTCCGACAGCATCTCCACCCCGAAGGCGCAGGCCGCGTTCGAGGAGTTCAGGGCGATATTCAAGAGCCTCGGCGTGGAGGGACCGGTACACTTCAACCTGGCGACCCACTGGGCAAGGATCATCGAGATGATCTACGCTGCCGAGAAGGTCCACCAGAATGCGTACGACCCGGACATCACCGACCCGAACATAAAGCAGAAGGACATCGTCCCCGGAGGACGCGGAGTGGGATGTGTGGAGGCGCCGAGAGGAACGCTCACCCACGAGTACCACAGCGATGAGAACGGCATAGTCACAGCATGCAACCTTGTTGTCGGAACGACCAACAACAACGGCCCCATGAACATCGACACCGTGAAGATCGCTAAAGCGCTGATCAAGGACCACATGATCTCCCCAGGTCTGCTGAACATGATCGAGATGGCGTTCAGGGTATATGATCCGTGCAACTCCTGCGCGACCCACAGCCTTCCGGGCCAGATGCCCATCAAGGCGGTCATCAGGAACGCCGACGGCTCTGTGTACGATACCGTGACAAAGAACCTTTAA
- a CDS encoding hydrogenase iron-sulfur subunit — MSDFEPKIVAFCCNWCSYAGADGAGVARLQMPPNFRIIRTMCSARVDPEFILRSLAKGADGVIILGCHPADCHYIGGNYRARRRIALIRMVLEQYGFDPRRLKLEWVSASEGEKFQKTLTDFVGTIKELGPTPLKEE, encoded by the coding sequence ATGTCAGACTTTGAACCAAAGATCGTAGCATTCTGCTGCAACTGGTGCTCCTATGCCGGAGCGGACGGAGCAGGCGTGGCAAGACTGCAGATGCCCCCCAACTTCCGTATAATAAGGACGATGTGCTCGGCAAGGGTAGATCCGGAATTTATATTAAGGTCCCTCGCGAAAGGGGCGGACGGGGTCATAATACTGGGCTGCCACCCGGCGGACTGCCACTACATAGGCGGCAACTACAGAGCAAGAAGAAGAATAGCACTGATAAGAATGGTGCTTGAACAGTACGGGTTCGACCCGAGGAGACTGAAGCTCGAATGGGTCTCAGCTTCCGAGGGAGAGAAGTTCCAAAAGACCCTGACGGATTTCGTCGGCACGATCAAGGAACTCGGACCCACCCCATTGAAGGAGGAATAA
- a CDS encoding NAD(P)H-hydrate dehydratase, with protein MITSLDSSVIDANSEAMGIGVPVLMTNAGKAVASVLSERFPGKRIAFVCGGGNNGGDGIAAAKVMGPEDVSVYLLRPRGTIRSDFIKGMLSELMCQIKDFSKFDEKGCDVIIDCALGTGMSGEVRSPYDVFIKTANAFKGNVVSVDVPSGLGTSLPLRPDMTITFHDVKEGMNPENSGEIIVKDIGIPKEAYDNVGPGDMLRYPIPKDDSHKGSNGRLLIIGGGPYYGAPAMSALAAMRVGTDIVRLAVPKNCSSVIASFSPVLMISELSGDSLRREHLEHLLDLSLKHEAVLIGPGLGVSGDTADAVREFVRKCGVPAVIDADGLTALGKDFVSNGRTILTPHIREFEKLGGDPHKADDSIGMLAEKMDSVILLKGKTDLISDGERIRRNITGSPGMTGAGTGDVLAGIVAGLLSKGMTCFDAAALGAFISGRAGEHAFEERSYGMTATDVIETIPKVLKEYLR; from the coding sequence ATGATCACTTCCCTTGATTCTTCGGTCATAGACGCCAATTCCGAGGCCATGGGGATCGGCGTGCCCGTCCTGATGACGAACGCCGGCAAGGCGGTCGCCTCCGTGCTGTCGGAAAGGTTCCCGGGAAAAAGGATAGCTTTCGTGTGCGGCGGCGGCAACAACGGAGGCGACGGGATAGCGGCCGCCAAGGTGATGGGTCCTGAAGATGTTTCTGTCTATCTTCTCAGACCAAGGGGGACGATACGATCCGACTTTATCAAAGGGATGCTCTCAGAACTGATGTGCCAGATAAAGGATTTTTCCAAGTTCGATGAGAAGGGATGTGACGTTATCATCGACTGTGCGCTGGGCACGGGGATGTCCGGAGAGGTCAGGTCTCCTTATGACGTATTTATTAAAACTGCTAACGCTTTCAAGGGAAACGTGGTGTCTGTGGATGTGCCTTCCGGCCTGGGGACCTCTTTGCCCCTGAGGCCTGACATGACAATAACATTCCATGACGTCAAAGAGGGGATGAACCCTGAGAACTCGGGAGAGATCATCGTGAAGGACATCGGTATTCCGAAAGAAGCGTACGACAACGTAGGTCCGGGCGACATGCTTAGGTACCCCATACCTAAGGACGACAGCCATAAGGGCTCCAACGGGAGACTGCTGATAATAGGCGGCGGACCGTATTACGGCGCACCAGCCATGTCCGCGCTCGCCGCCATGAGGGTCGGAACGGACATCGTCAGGCTGGCTGTCCCAAAGAATTGTTCATCCGTCATCGCTTCATTCTCCCCGGTGCTTATGATCTCGGAGCTTTCGGGCGACTCGCTGAGAAGGGAACATCTTGAACATCTTTTGGATCTGTCTCTAAAGCATGAAGCCGTGCTTATCGGACCCGGTCTGGGCGTTTCGGGCGATACGGCCGACGCCGTGAGAGAATTCGTCAGAAAATGCGGTGTTCCCGCTGTCATAGATGCGGACGGACTTACCGCGCTCGGAAAGGATTTTGTGTCTAACGGGAGGACCATCCTTACCCCCCACATCAGGGAATTCGAGAAACTCGGCGGGGATCCGCACAAAGCGGACGATTCCATCGGGATGCTGGCAGAGAAGATGGACTCCGTCATTCTGCTCAAGGGGAAGACGGACCTGATCTCTGACGGAGAAAGGATCAGGCGCAACATCACGGGCAGCCCCGGCATGACCGGCGCGGGCACCGGAGATGTCTTGGCCGGCATCGTCGCAGGACTTCTGTCAAAAGGCATGACATGCTTCGACGCCGCGGCGCTGGGCGCCTTCATTTCAGGGAGAGCGGGGGAGCATGCGTTCGAGGAAAGGTCTTACGGGATGACCGCAACGGATGTCATAGAAACGATACCGAAAGTGCTCAAAGAATACCTGAGGTGA
- a CDS encoding metallophosphoesterase, whose translation MDLQPVHGIPALRADEYLVIGDLHIGIESHLRSKGFHLTSRTDDMFDSIIKAADDSAGRLMVLGDVKDSVPGSTKQEYREIPVFFERLLERFDSVEVVRGNHDTNIEEFLPGHVRIRPASGVKIEDTGFVHGHTWPSEEVMTSETLVMAHDHPAVMFRDGVGKQTNEPCWVRGRFRDAPSERYGSLPKNFIIVPAFNRMLGGSPVNIRGEPLLGPIMGGDLLDLENATVHLLDGLDLGRLSGLMVAGSERRGWGRRIRVKTPEYD comes from the coding sequence ATGGACCTCCAGCCCGTCCACGGCATACCCGCTCTCAGAGCGGACGAGTACCTTGTGATAGGGGACCTCCACATAGGGATTGAATCACATTTGAGATCGAAGGGTTTCCATCTTACGTCGCGCACGGATGACATGTTCGATTCCATCATCAAAGCCGCCGACGATTCCGCCGGCAGGCTGATGGTCCTCGGAGACGTAAAGGACTCGGTACCCGGGTCCACAAAACAAGAGTACCGGGAGATACCTGTGTTCTTCGAAAGGCTGCTTGAACGCTTTGATTCCGTTGAAGTTGTGAGAGGCAACCATGACACGAACATAGAGGAGTTCCTTCCCGGCCATGTCAGGATCCGGCCGGCATCCGGCGTGAAGATCGAAGACACTGGGTTTGTGCACGGGCATACGTGGCCCTCTGAAGAGGTGATGACGTCTGAGACGCTGGTGATGGCCCACGATCATCCTGCGGTGATGTTCAGGGACGGCGTCGGGAAACAGACGAACGAGCCGTGCTGGGTCAGGGGGAGGTTCAGAGACGCCCCTTCGGAAAGGTACGGGTCGCTTCCCAAGAACTTCATCATCGTGCCCGCATTCAACAGGATGCTGGGGGGATCCCCCGTGAACATAAGAGGAGAGCCGCTCCTCGGCCCGATAATGGGTGGAGATCTCCTCGATCTGGAGAATGCCACGGTGCATCTCCTCGATGGGCTGGACCTCGGGAGGCTTTCCGGTCTCATGGTGGCAGGAAGCGAACGCCGGGGATGGGGCCGGAGGATAAGAGTAAAAACGCCTGAATATGACTAA
- a CDS encoding oxidoreductase: protein MSFFDRFKKKDKAAAPKQSAAKPAKKESKPPAQGAVCYQKTPESIEAAQLKPADLGDLLPGAPPNGKLNLAIYWAAACGGCDVSILDINERILTVGDIANVVMWPIAADGKEHDIAEMEDGSITVSIISGAVRNTENEHMVKLLRKKSLLVVSYGACACFGGSPALANLVPGGKDEIIEYAYNKVPTTANFQADYHKGEPVLPQVEYSAPEGVLTLPVLYDTVKTLDQVIDVDYYVPGCPPLQESISYMLKAVADFAYKGVALPPKGTNIGVVTKTLCEQCPRRKESRRITKIVEPHEIDVDPELCLMDQGILCLGPATVGGCNAKCTRVGQPCRGCYGPTVAVQEQGASALTAIASLFPVLDDDATMGEDKIIDIMSTVKDPLGYFYAFTMGKSLIKRSVVEKGGK, encoded by the coding sequence ATGTCATTCTTTGACAGATTCAAGAAAAAGGACAAGGCGGCGGCGCCAAAACAGAGCGCGGCGAAGCCGGCCAAGAAAGAGAGCAAGCCCCCTGCGCAGGGAGCGGTGTGCTACCAGAAGACCCCTGAGTCGATAGAAGCGGCGCAGCTCAAGCCGGCGGACCTAGGAGATCTCCTCCCCGGAGCACCCCCCAACGGCAAGCTCAACCTGGCGATATACTGGGCGGCCGCCTGCGGAGGCTGCGACGTCTCCATCCTTGACATAAACGAGAGGATACTCACCGTCGGCGACATAGCGAACGTCGTCATGTGGCCGATTGCGGCTGACGGAAAGGAACATGACATCGCCGAGATGGAGGACGGCTCGATAACCGTATCCATAATATCCGGCGCCGTCAGGAACACCGAGAACGAACACATGGTAAAACTGCTGAGGAAGAAGTCGCTTCTGGTGGTATCGTACGGAGCGTGCGCATGCTTCGGAGGATCCCCTGCGCTTGCGAACCTCGTTCCGGGCGGGAAAGATGAGATCATCGAGTACGCGTACAACAAGGTGCCCACCACGGCGAACTTCCAGGCCGACTATCACAAGGGCGAGCCGGTGCTCCCCCAGGTAGAATACAGCGCCCCGGAGGGCGTTCTGACGCTTCCGGTCCTGTACGACACGGTCAAAACGCTTGACCAGGTCATCGACGTTGATTACTACGTTCCAGGATGCCCCCCGCTGCAGGAATCCATTTCTTACATGCTTAAAGCGGTCGCGGACTTCGCGTACAAAGGCGTAGCTCTTCCGCCCAAGGGAACCAACATCGGAGTTGTCACTAAGACGCTCTGCGAACAGTGCCCGAGGCGCAAGGAATCCAGAAGGATAACGAAGATAGTGGAGCCGCACGAGATAGACGTCGACCCCGAGCTGTGTCTGATGGACCAGGGCATACTCTGCCTCGGACCGGCCACGGTCGGAGGGTGCAACGCAAAGTGCACAAGGGTCGGGCAGCCCTGCCGCGGATGCTACGGACCAACCGTAGCGGTCCAGGAACAGGGCGCAAGCGCCCTCACCGCGATAGCGTCGCTGTTCCCCGTACTGGATGACGACGCGACGATGGGCGAGGATAAGATCATAGACATCATGTCGACGGTAAAGGACCCGCTGGGATACTTCTATGCATTCACAATGGGCAAATCTCTGATAAAGAGGTCCGTCGTAGAAAAAGGAGGTAAGTAA